Proteins encoded in a region of the Xylocopa sonorina isolate GNS202 chromosome 1, iyXylSono1_principal, whole genome shotgun sequence genome:
- the LOC143432533 gene encoding uncharacterized protein LOC143432533 encodes MNDSFLEDLELVSTDIATVKAYQVDRHVTTRTATSSPLNHLSHVKRESASVEKELVGKESKDLKKLSDHGAKKQQMKVRISERKEKSIESKLKPIENKVNSDDKEQDNKDDAKAKLRDSRLRISESRAAVKDRARRSGSCKENAQTLDVLKENSRPSDGLKEGTSQVEAAKDKTKIYDIKKAEPKELDTVTLLNAIKNIVSTCTKQESTKILRAMQDLHLNSQANLIKHLLLQTDDIVNEMHPDKDLSRAKGLIEQNKQLQKDIVTLQTRNMELQKKLEELEYVKQENVALKMKCKELSKQ; translated from the coding sequence ATGAATGACTCTTTCCTAGAAGATTTAGAATTAGTGTCCACTGATATTGCGACCGTTAAAGCTTATCAAGTGGATCGGCATGTGACCACGAGAACTGCGACATCGTCTCCTTTGAATCATTTGTCGCATGTTAAAAGGGAGAGTGCATCGGTCGAAAAGGAATTGGTTGGCAAGGAGTCGAAAGATCTGAAAAAGCTATCCGACCATGGCGCGAAGAAgcaacaaatgaaagtaagaatATCCGAAAGGAAAGAGAAGTCTATTGAATCAAAGTTGAAGCCGATTGAGAATAAAGTTAACAGCGACGATAAGGAGCAAGATAACAAAGACGATGCTAAGGCAAAGCTCAGAGACTCGAGATTAAGAATTTCTGAGAGCAGAGCAGCTGTAAAAGACAGAGCACGCCGTTCTGGAAGTTGTAAGGAGAACGCCCAAACTCTAGATGTTCTGAAAGAGAACAGCAGGCCTAGCGATGGTTTGAAAGAAGGAACCTCTCAGGTGGAGGCAGCCAAAGACAAAACAAAGATTTATGATATTAAAAAAGCAGAACCCAAAGAGCTCGATACTGTTACACTGCTCAATGCCATTAAGAACATTGTGAGCACTTGTACCAAACAAGAGAGCACAAAAATTTTGAGGGCCATGCAAGACTTGCATCTGAACTCTCAAGCGAATCTCATTAAACATCTGCTACTTCAGACAGATGATATAGTCAATGAAATGCATCCAGACAAAGATCTGAGCAGGGCAAAAGGCCTAATTGAACAAAATAAACAGCTCCAAAAGGATATCGTTACTCTGCAAACTAGAAACATGGAGTTGCAGAAAAAGTTAGAGGAGTTAGAGTATGTGAAGCAGGAAAATGTTGCGCTGAAAATGAAATGCAAAGAGTTATCAAAACAATAG